The Methanococcoides methylutens genome segment TCAATTCGAGTAGAAGGAGGAGACTATACAATGCCAGGAAAGGACGGAACAGGACCGATGGGCCAGGGACCAGTCGGAGGACAGAATCAGGGTCAGGGTAGAGGACAGAGAGGCTTCCGCGGAGGAAAGGGAGCAGGAACTGCCGGACCCGGAGGAGAATGTAAATGCCCAAGCTGTGGTTATGAACAAGCTCATCAGCCAGGAGTTCCCTGTGCTCAGATGACCTGTCCCGAATGCGGGAAACCTATGATCAGGAAATGATCAGGCAGAGAAGCAAACTTGCAGGATCTCACAGGAACACCGGAATGCCATCAACAAAAGTGATCAAAATGAAATCAAGGATCATCTACGGACCTATACTTTCAAGAAGGCTTGGAAGATCGCTTGGAATCGACATTATCAAAAAGAGAGAGTTCAGGAAGAACTGCAATTTTGACTGTGTATACTGTCAGCTCGGACATGTGGACTGGAAAATATCGACCCCTTCAGACGTTACCGATCCCGTAACAACTGAAGAAGTGATCGATGGCATCACTAACTACCACAAGAAAGTGGATGATCTTGACTACATCACATTTTCAGGAACATGTGAACCTACACTGAACCTGGAACTGGGAAACATGATAGAGCAGATCAGACAGATCAGCGATATTCCCATTTGTGTGATCACGAACTCTTCACTCGTTAACAGGAAGGATGTCAGAGAAAATCTTTCGAAAGCAGACCTTGTGGTCGCGACCCTGGTCTCAGGGAACGAAAAGACATTCCAGGCCATCAACAGGCCAGCGGGAGGGATCGAACTTCAGGACATCATCGAAGGACTTCGGGAACTGCAGAAGATGAAGGGGCCGAAGGTTGCCATAGAGGTCATGCTGCTTGACTCGACCAACGACTATCCTGTTAATTCAAGCGACGAGGAGGTCGGGAAGCTGATCGAAGTCCTCAGATATATCGATCCGGATGAGATAGAAATTCTGACCACAAGCCGACCTCCGGCTGAAGATTTTATCATACCTGTTCCTGAGACAAGGCTCAAGGAGATCGCGCAGAAGTTCGATGAGGAGCTGGGAAGAGAAAGAGTCAGACTTGTACTTAAGGGACTCAAGAGAAAAAGATCGAACATAAAGCACGAGAACCTTGTGGACGAGGTATATGACCTCATACTCCGCAGGCCCTGTACATTTGAGCAGGTGGTGCAATCGCTGGATATCGGTAAGGAGGAGCTTGCCCCGATACTTGAAGGACTGGTCGGAGAACAGAAGATCATTGAGATCTTATCTGAGAACGGGACATACTATCGTCCCACATAACTTATTCAGTTTATTACAATTATTCGGGAGATATGTGGACCTCCGGGTAAATTGCACCCATCACACTCCGTGCAATGAACCTATTAGTCACAATATCTCCCGTCCATTCAAAATTTCCAAAAATTGGAAATTGTTTCATAGATAGGAATCCATAAACTCATAACTTCATAT includes the following:
- a CDS encoding DUF134 domain-containing protein, encoding MGRPRKRRMVNFDHNVRHFKPSGTCLKDLEEVNITIDELETLRLSYLEKMKQDSAAQTMEIHQSTFQRTLQRTLQKIADALVHGKSIRVEGGDYTMPGKDGTGPMGQGPVGGQNQGQGRGQRGFRGGKGAGTAGPGGECKCPSCGYEQAHQPGVPCAQMTCPECGKPMIRK
- a CDS encoding radical SAM protein; its protein translation is MKSRIIYGPILSRRLGRSLGIDIIKKREFRKNCNFDCVYCQLGHVDWKISTPSDVTDPVTTEEVIDGITNYHKKVDDLDYITFSGTCEPTLNLELGNMIEQIRQISDIPICVITNSSLVNRKDVRENLSKADLVVATLVSGNEKTFQAINRPAGGIELQDIIEGLRELQKMKGPKVAIEVMLLDSTNDYPVNSSDEEVGKLIEVLRYIDPDEIEILTTSRPPAEDFIIPVPETRLKEIAQKFDEELGRERVRLVLKGLKRKRSNIKHENLVDEVYDLILRRPCTFEQVVQSLDIGKEELAPILEGLVGEQKIIEILSENGTYYRPT